The genomic stretch ACGGGCGGCGCTATCCTCCTTCGGTGGATGCCGTACGAACAGGAACTGATGTCGGCATGGTCGGGATGGTGCTGGCGGCCGGGGCCGGCCGCCGCCTGCGCCCGTACACCGACACACTGCCCAAGGCGCTGGTCCCGGTGGACGGCGAGATCACCATCCTCGACATCGCGCTGCGCAACCTCGCCGAGGTGGGGTTGACCGACGTCGTCGTGGTGGTCGGCTACGCGGCGGACGCCGTCCGCGAACGCCAGGCCGACCTGGAACGCCGCCACGGCGTGAGGCTCACCCTCGTGCACAACGACAAGGCCGAGGAGTGGAACAACGCGTACTCGCTCTGGCTGGCTCGCGACTGGTTCGCCCGGGGCGTACTGCTGGTCAACGGCGACACCGTGCACCCGGTGAGCATCGAGAAGACGCTGCTGGCCGAGCGCGGGCCCGGCGTGCTGCTCGCGGTCGACACCCTCAAGCCGCTGGCCGAGGAGGAGATGAAGACCACCTTCGACGCCGCCGGTCAGCTGACCCGGATCACCAAGCTGATGGACCCGGCGCAGGCGTACGGCGAGTACATCGGCGCGACCCTGATCGAGCCGCAGGTGGCCGGGGCACTCGCCGACGCGCTGGAGGCGACCTGGCGACGCGACCCGAACCTGTACTACGAGGACGGATACCAGGAGTTCGCCGACCGTGGCGGCGAGGTACGCGCCGCACCGATCGGTGACGTGTCCTGGGTGGAGGTCGACAACCACGACGACCTGGCCCGGGCGCGGGAGATCGCGTGCCGCTACTAGCCCGCACCGTCACCACACCGCTGTCGATCGAGGTCCGCCGGGGGGCGGTGGCCGACCTCGGCGCGCTCCTGGCCGACCGGCGGATCTCCGGCGGCGGCGACGTCGCGGTAGTGGTCGGCCCCGGACAGGGCGAGAAGATCGCCGACCTCTGCCGGCCGTCGCTCGGCTCGGCCGACATCTTCACGGTGACCGGCGGTAGCGTCGACTCCGCCACCGAGCTGGGCGACCAGCTCCGGCGCCGACACTACGACGCGGTCGTCGGCATCGGCGGCGGCAAGACCATCGACACCGCCAAGTACGCCGCCACCCGCTACGCCATCCCGATGGTCACCGTGGCGACCAGCCTCGCCAACGACGGCATCGCCTCCCCGGTGGCGTCGCTGACCCACGAGGGCGGCAAGGGCTCGTACGGCGTGCACATCCCGATCGCCGTCCTGGTCGACCTCGACTTCGTGGAGAACGGGCCGGACCGGCAGACCCAGGCCGGCATCGGCGACGCGGTGAGCAACCTGAGCGCCTGCGCCGACTGGGAACTGGCCCACCGGGTACGCGACGAGCCGATCGACGGGCTCGCCGTGACGCTCGCCCGGACCGGGGCCGAGGCACTGGTCAACCACCCCGGCAAGATCACCGACGACGCCTTCCTGACCACCCTGGCCGAGGCGCTCATCCTCGGCGGGATCTCCATGTCGATCTGCGGCTCCAGCCGCCCGGCCAGCGGCGGCGACCACGAGATCTCGCACGCCATCGACCACCTGTACCCGGGCACCGGCTCGCACGGCGAACAGGTCGGCCTCGGCGCGTTGTTCTGCACCTTCCTCCGGGGCGACCTGGAACGCTTCGGTCAGCTCAGCAGCTGCCTGCACCGGCACGGCCTGGCCGTCCGGCCCGAGGAGCTGGGCCTCACCGACGAGCAGTTCGTCGAGGCGGTCGCCTTCGCACCGCGCACCCGACCGGACCGCTACACCATCCTCGAACACCTCGCGTTGTCCGCTGACGACATCCGTACCCGGCTGGGAGACTACGTTGACGCCCTCCGTGAGCACCTTGGCTGAGCCTTCACACCCCACGGTCGCCGACTTCCACCGGGTGAACCGGGGCGGTGGCCTGTTCAGCGAGTCGGTGAGCCAGTGGATCGGCGCCGTCTTCGCGCTGGTCGCCCAGCGACTCGGGCTCCGGCCCACCGCGCTGACCATCACCAACCTGGTGCTCGGCCTGGCCACCTCGGTCACCGTGGTCGCGCTCGCCGGCCCGGTCGCCGCCGGGGACGTACCCGCCTGGGTGGTCGGGCTGCTCGCGCTGGTCGGCTGGCAGATCGCGTACGCCCTGGACTGCGCCGACGGTCAGCTCGCCCGGGTGACCGGTCAGGGCAGCGCCGCCGGTGCCCGGGTCGACGTGCTCTGCGACGTGGCGGCCCAGATCGCGCTGGTCGCGGCGCTGGGCGCAACCGCCGTGACGCAGGTGCCGTCGACGCCGGTGTGGTTGGTGGCCACCTTCGCCGGCACCTGGATGGTCAACCTGGTCACCTCGGTGATGCAGTCCGGCCCGAACGCGGCCAGCATGGTCACCTCCACCAGCCTGCCGGTACGCCTGGCGAAGCTGGTCCGCGACTACGGCGCGGTGATCTTCGCGGCCGCGTTGGTGCTGGCTTTCGCTCCGGCGCTCGTGTTCTGGGTGATCGTGGCGTTCACCGTCGTCAACGGCGGGT from Micromonospora craniellae encodes the following:
- a CDS encoding phosphocholine cytidylyltransferase family protein, yielding MVGMVLAAGAGRRLRPYTDTLPKALVPVDGEITILDIALRNLAEVGLTDVVVVVGYAADAVRERQADLERRHGVRLTLVHNDKAEEWNNAYSLWLARDWFARGVLLVNGDTVHPVSIEKTLLAERGPGVLLAVDTLKPLAEEEMKTTFDAAGQLTRITKLMDPAQAYGEYIGATLIEPQVAGALADALEATWRRDPNLYYEDGYQEFADRGGEVRAAPIGDVSWVEVDNHDDLARAREIACRY
- a CDS encoding iron-containing alcohol dehydrogenase family protein, producing the protein MPLLARTVTTPLSIEVRRGAVADLGALLADRRISGGGDVAVVVGPGQGEKIADLCRPSLGSADIFTVTGGSVDSATELGDQLRRRHYDAVVGIGGGKTIDTAKYAATRYAIPMVTVATSLANDGIASPVASLTHEGGKGSYGVHIPIAVLVDLDFVENGPDRQTQAGIGDAVSNLSACADWELAHRVRDEPIDGLAVTLARTGAEALVNHPGKITDDAFLTTLAEALILGGISMSICGSSRPASGGDHEISHAIDHLYPGTGSHGEQVGLGALFCTFLRGDLERFGQLSSCLHRHGLAVRPEELGLTDEQFVEAVAFAPRTRPDRYTILEHLALSADDIRTRLGDYVDALREHLG
- a CDS encoding CDP-alcohol phosphatidyltransferase family protein is translated as MSTLAEPSHPTVADFHRVNRGGGLFSESVSQWIGAVFALVAQRLGLRPTALTITNLVLGLATSVTVVALAGPVAAGDVPAWVVGLLALVGWQIAYALDCADGQLARVTGQGSAAGARVDVLCDVAAQIALVAALGATAVTQVPSTPVWLVATFAGTWMVNLVTSVMQSGPNAASMVTSTSLPVRLAKLVRDYGAVIFAAALVLAFAPALVFWVIVAFTVVNGGFLLASIAFSARASL